The Nitrospira lenta DNA window CTGAAGCCGCACCTTCGCCGCGTCTGCCGATTGGACGATTTAGTGAAACGCATTACATCAAAGAATGTGCACGACGAAATCAGCACCGGTGATCCGGCCGGACGAGAGGTCTGGTGGTGAAGGCACCCTGATGTATTCCAGACTGGGGAGATATCGTCTGGCTGCAATTCAATTCTCAAGCTGGCCAGGAACAAGCAGGACATCGACCAGCCCTTGTACTGTCGCCGGCCAGTTACAATCGCGCCAGCGGCTTGATGCTGTGCTGCCCTATGACCAGCCAGAAAAAAGGCTATCCAAAGGCTATCCATTTGAAGTCGTCATCTCAGACGAACCCAGCCATACGAGCGTCGTGCTGGCAGATCAGGTCAAAAGCCTGGATTGGAAAATCCGAAAGGCGGTCAAGAAGGGAGTCGCGCCGCTCGACGCAGTCGCAGAAACGCTCAGCAAACTACAAGCCCTCCTCTAATGCCGCCTGGCGCTCACGTCCCAATACACCGGCGGCATCACCACCTACAGCTATGATGGCAGGTTTAACTTGCTGACCACGACTGATCCGCTCAACCACACCACCACGATTGCCTACAACGCGTTTGGCCAAACGGCGAGCGTGACCGATCCGCTGGGGAACCGCTCGCAGCGCCTCTATGACGCGGCCTCGCGCCTCACGGCCCTCATCGATCCCCGCGGCAAGACCACCCAGTTCACCTATGATCCGGTGAACCAGGTCACCCAGATTGCTGACGCCATCAATGGTTTGACCGGCTTTATCTACGATCCCAACGGGAATCTCCTCACCGTCGCCGAGGCCAAGAGTCAGACCACGACCTACGTCTACGACAACATGGACCGGCTCCAAACCAGGACCGACGCGCTGAATCGGAGTGAACGCTATCAATACGACCTGGTCGGCAACCTCACACGCTTCACCGATCGCAAGAACCAGCAGACCAATTTTGTCTATGACCCGCTGAACCGCCGGACGAGCTCCAGCTATGCCGACGGCACCGGCACGAACTTCACGTATGACACGGTCGGAAGATTGGTGAAGGCCAGCGACTCCGCTTCCGGTGCCGGGACGATTGAGTTTGGCTACGATATCCTGAATCGGTTGATCCAGGAGACGACCGAGCAGGGAACGGTTACTTATCAGTACGACATACTCGGTCGCCGCACGCAGATGGCTGCCAACGGCCAGCAGCCAACGAGCTATCAATACGATGCTGCCTCTCGTCTCACCCGCGTGGCGCAAGGTTCATTATTCGCCGCGCTAGGCTATGACAACGCCAATCGGAGGGCTTCACTGAGCTACTCTAACGGGACGACCACGAGCTACGCGTACGATCTGGCTACACGTTTGACGAATATTACCCACAATGGCTCAAGCGGAGTGATCGACGCACTCACATATACCTACGATGCGGCGGGGAACCGGTTCAGCGCTGATAGAACCAACGGGACCGCCAGCCTCTTACCAAGTGCCGTGGCTTCAGCCACCTATGATGCCGCGAATGAGCAGACAGCCTTTGCCGGTGCAACGCTCACGTATGATGCGAATGGGAATCTGATGAACGATGGCGTGAATACCTATCAGTGGGACGCCAGGAATCGGTTGATCAGCATGAGCGGCGGAGCAACGGCGAACTTCGTCTATGATCCGCTCGGTCGTCGAGCGAGCAAGACGATCAACGGTGCAAGTACCCAGTTTGCCTATGACGGAAACGATATTGCTGCCGAGATCGGTGGTGGGACGGTCGGCGCGAACTATCTGCGCAGTCTGAACATCGATGAACCGTTTATCCGCCAGACCGGAACAGGCAACGAGCATTACCACACCGACGCCCTGGGGAGTTTACTGGCCTTGAGCGATGCTACCGGTGGATCTGTGGCGACCTATGGCTATGAGCCGTTTGGGAAAACCACGGTGACGGGTAGTTCGTCGAATGTGCTGCAATACACGGGGCGGGAGAATGATGGCACGGGGTTGTACTACTATCGCAATCGGTACGCTATGCCTAAAACTCACCGGTTTATGAATGAGGATCCTCTTCGTTATGCAGGAGGAGATCTGAATGTCTTCGCCTACGTTTGGAATTCTCCGATCCAACTCCGTGATCCTCTTGGGCTACTTGGCATTGGCGGCACCGCAGGTATTTCAGGTGGATCTGGAAATGGATTGGTGGGCATAGCGGGCACTGCTTCAGTCGGAGCTGGCTTGTTTGGTGGAGGAGATCAAGGGCTCAATGTCGGCTCGTTTTCTAGTGTAGGGGCATTTGCCGGAGGGCCACTGGGAAGTATTGGTTACCCAAGTCCAGATCCCAATGTTCCAAATTGGGTTGTGGGCGGCTTTGGAGGAATTGGAATAGGGCCGTATATCACCAATGCAACATCTGCTGCTGATCTTAAATATACTGCTGGAACTGCTTCCTATGACATAGGTGTTCCTGGAATTAACTTTTCATTGCAATATGGCGATGGGTACGATCCAAAAGGAAACTATATTTGGCAACTGTCTATTACAGCGGGCCCAGGGGCTGGAATCGGGCGGAGTTCAATGTCGACAGAAACACAAGTTCTTAGTCATATTCCTCTGCCTTTAGGCAAGCGTAAGTGAGGGAGCGTTAATGAGAACTGACGAAATAATTGTAGTCCTATTTGGACTATTGGTGATCCTGCCGCTATTTGGCTTCTACCTTCATTATATGAATCGCGTTTATGTCCACGATGTATCAGGTGATGCAATCCGTGTTCGCTTATTCGGGCTTGTCACGCTACGAAAAGTGTCACTGAAAGACATTGAGACAATAGAGGTGGTTCGCAGATTGGAATTACCCGATCCGACGGTCATGTTTCATGCTGAGCAATGGCCAGGGAAGCCTTTTGCAGAGGAAGGAATTCTTGTGCGGAAACGTACGGGTATTAGCCGAACCTTATTGATGTCCCCAGACAATCCCAGGAGTTTTGTGGAGCTGGTAAACAGAAGGCTTACCAGAGATACCAAGGGGGATAGGCTGAATAACTGATGTCTGCTGTAGCTGAAAAAGAACCAATGAGCGTTGATTTAGGTGGGGATGAGACTGCTTGCCTCACCAAGATCACCGACGCGCTGAATCAGATCACCCGGTTCACCTACGATTTGTCCCGTCCGTGTGTCCGGGAGGAGAAAAGGAGACAGGCTACTTTTCGGGCGGAGCTTGAGTGCGATGTGGCTTTGGAATGGACGTGCGAGTGAGCTGAATCAGTGACGAAAAGAGAGATAGGGTCGATTCTTGACTGTGCACTCAGCAAGACAAGCGAAGATGGTGCGATCTAAGTGAAGCACGAATGAGTCCAACTCGGTGACGAAAGACTGTCGATGAAGCAGATGGCGTTCTCAAAAGTGCTGATGGCTGTGGTCTGTGTGCTGATGCTCTGTGCGTTGGCCCCGACGCTGGCGGTGGCTGACCAGGCGCAGTATATCTATGACGACTTGGGTCGGCTCTCGCAGGTGATCGACGGGCAGGGGAATGTCGCGACGTATACGTATGATGCCGTCGGCAATCTGCTCTCGATTACACGCAACACCGGCAGGTTCGGTGCGCCGACGATCACGGCGCTCACACCGAATACCGGCAGCGCGGGGGCCTCGGTCAACGTCACCCTCACCGGCACCCATCTCACCGGCGCCACGGCTGTGACCGTGACGACTGGCTAGTCCTTCCCTACCTCCCAATCTCTCGACAGGACTTTTGACTCTATGCTAGGTTACGCGCTCCCTTGCGGCGGACTTGGCCGCGTGCAGGGTCTTCTGTGGGTCAGGCCAGCTGTCGTATGTTTAAGAAAATCCTAGTCGCAAATCGCGGCGAAATCGCCATGCGCATCATTCGCGGCTGCCGCGAGCTGAATATCGCCACGGCTGCCATCTATTCCGAGGCAGATTCGACCGGCATCTACGTCAAAAAGGCCGATGAAGCCTATCTTGTTGGCCCAGGCCCGGTGAAGGGCTTCCTCGACAAGCAACAGATCGTCGACCTCGCCCTGAGAATCGGGGCCGATGCGATCCATCCCGGATACGGCTTTCTTTCTGAAAACGCGGAGTTTGCCGAGCTGTGCCAGGAATCCGGTATTACCTTCATCGGCCCATCGCCCTCTGCCATCAATGCCATGGGCAGCAAGATCAAAGCCCGCGATCTCGCAAAAAAAATCGGGATCCCGGTCGTCCCCGGCACCGAAGGCGGCGTCACGGATATGAAAGAAGCCCTGGCTTTCGCCAAAGACGCCGGCTATCCGGTCATGATCAAAGCCAGCTCGGGCGGCGGCGGGCGCGGACTCCGCGTCGTCCGGACGGATGCCGAGCTCCGCGACAATATGGAAGTGGCCTCCCGCGAAGCCCTCGCCGCCTTCGGAGACGGCGCCGTATTCATTGAGAAGTATGTCGAGCGCCCACATCATATCGAGTTCCAAATCCTGGCGGACAAGCACGGCAATACCATCCACCTGGGCGAACGGGATTGCTCGATTCAACGCCGCCATCAGAAACTGATCGAAATCGCGCCGTCACTGATCTTGACCCCGCAACTGCGCGCCGAGATGGGCGCGGCCGCCATCCAAATCGCCCAGGCGGTCTCCTATGACAACGCCGGCACCGTCGAGTTCCTGCTCGATCAGGACGGCCGTTATTACTTCATGGAGATGAATCCACGGATTCAGGTCGAGCACACCGTCACTGAACAGATTACCGCGATCGATATCGTGCGCAACCAGATCTCCATCGCCGCCGGCAAGCCACTGGCGATCCGGCAGTCGGATGTCACCTTGCAAGGCCATTCCATTCAATGCCGGATCAACGCCGAAGACCCGCGCAATAACTTCCTGCCCTGCACCGGCACCATCACCGCGTATCTGTCGCCGGGCGGCATCGGCGTTCGCATCGACGGAGCGGTCTATAAGGACTACACCATCCCGCCCTACTATGACGCGTTACTCGCCAAATTGACCGTGCGCGGACGGACATGGGAAGAAACCGTCAGCCGTATGCGCCGGTCGCTGGAAGAATATGTGCTGCGAGGCGTCAAAACGACGATCCCCTTTATGAAGGCGATCATGCAGGAGGAAGACTTCAGAGCCGGACGATTCGATACGTCGTATCTCGACACGCACCCGGACCTCTATAACTACGACGACGAGGAACAACCCGGAGATCTGGTGTTAGCCATTTCCGCGGCGATCGCCGCCTATGAAGGCCTCTAGCCGGTTCGCCCCAAGATAGCCGACAACACTCGCACCACACCTATTAAGAGTACGCAACGACGATGGCGGCACGAAAAATAGTACAATCGAAGAAGGCAGCGACCAAGAAACCCGTTCGTGGACCGGTCGTGCGCACCTCGCGAACGAAAGTAACCAAGCCGGCCGAGGTTCAGCTCCACCCGTCCCCCGGGCACAAAGTTCTGATCACCGACGTCGCCCTGCGCGACGGGCATCAATCGCTCCTCGCCACGCGCATGCGCACCGAAGACATGCTGCCGATCGCACAGAAGCTGGACGCCGTCGGCTATTGGTCGCTCGAAGTGTGGGGCGGCGCGACGTTCGATACCTGCTTGCGCTTCCTGAAAGAAGATCCCTGGGAACGGCTGAGGGCGTTGCGGGCCGCCATGCCCAACACCCGGCTACAGATGTTGCTGCGCGGGCAGAACCTGGTCGGGTACCGGCATTATGCCGACGACGTCCTGGAACGATTCATCGAACGCTCCGCCACCAACGGCATCGATGTCTTCCGGATCTTCGACGCGCTCAACGACGTGCGCAACATGGACCGCGCCATTCGAGAGGTCAAAGCCTGCGGCAAGCATGTCGAAGCGGCCATCAGCTATACGGTGAGTCCGGTCCATACCGTCGACCGGTTCGTGAGCATGGCCAAACAGCTGGAAGATCTCGGCACCGATACGCTCTGTGTCAAAGATATGGCCGGCTTGCTGGAGCCGATGGAAGCCTATCACCTCATCAAGCGCCTCAAGAGCGCCGTGAAAGTTCCGATCCATCTGCATTCCCACTACACCTCCGGCATGTCGTCGATGTCTGCGTTGATGGCGATCCTCGGCGGGCTCGATATGCTCGACACCGCCATGTCTCCGCTGGCCGGCGGAACGTCGCATCCGGCCACCGAAACACTGGTCGCGTCGCTCAAGAATACGCCCTACGACACCGGGCTGGATCTGGCAACCTTCCTGCCGATCACCGAACATTTTAGGAGCGTGCGCCGCAAGTATCGCCAATTTGAAAGCGATTTCACCGGGGTCGATGCCGAAATCCTGACGTCACAAATTCCCGGCGGCATGTTGTCAAACCTGGCCGCACAGTTGACGGAACAGGACGCCCTGGATCGCATGAAAGAAGTGCTGGATGAAGTCCCGCGCGTCAGAAAAGACATGGGCTATCCGCCGTTGGTGACCCCCACAAGCCAAATCGTCGGCACCCAAGCAACCCTGAATGTGCTGACCGGCGAGCGCTACAAAGTCATCACGACGGAAACGAAGAACTACTTTCTCGGGCTCTATGGCCGCGCACCGGGCCAGGTCGATCATGACATCCTGGCGCGCGCCATCGGCGATGAAGAACCGATCAAAACGCGACCCGCCGATCGGTTGGAACCGGAACTGGAAGCCAGCAAGAAGGAGCTGCCGGCATCGGCTCAGTCTGTGGAAGATCAGCTCTCGTTCGTGCTCTTCCCCGCCATCGCGCGTGACTTCTTCGAGGCCCGCGAAAAGGGCGAGTTGACTCCGGATCCGCTGGAAGTCACGAGAGCCAAAGGTCCCGCCGTTGCAGGCGAGCTGCATTTGGCGCCGGTGGAATTCAACGTCACCGTCCACGGCGAAACCTACCATGTGAAGCTCTCCGGCTCGGGCCGCAAGGTCGATGGACGGAAGCCCTACTACATCCGCGTGAACGATAAGCTGGAAGAAGTGTCGCTGGAACCGATTCAGGAAGTGCTCGCCGGCGTGCCGGAGGCCCCTGACACCGGCACGGGATCGAAACCCAGGCGGCCGCGCCCCTCTAAACCCGGCGATGTGGCGCCGCCGATGCCCGGCCGTGTCGTAAAAATCCTCGTGGCCAAAGACGATCAGGTGAAAATCGGCGACCCGCTCTTAATCATCGAAGCCATGAAGATGGAAAGCCGGGTTCCGGCTCCGATCAACGGCACAGTGTCGGCGATCCTCGCGGCAGAAGGCGACAACGTCAAGACCGACGAGACCGTCATCCAGCTGGACTAAATCAACCAGCGTCACTCACGTCCGGGGTCGTCTGTGCAGGCCTTCCTTCGAATGATCGTCGGTGGAATTTTCTGCATGCTCGCTGCATCCTGCGCTACGCCCGATCCATTGCCGCCCTGGTTCGACGCCGTCGAACACTTTCCCGTCAACAGCGTCACCGTGAATGGCCAGCGCATCGCCTACCTCGACCGAGGCGCCGGTCCGGCGGTGGTCTTGATCCACGGATTCGGCGGATCGATGTGGCAGTGGGAGCATCAGCAGACGGCGCTCGCACAACACTTCCGTATCCTGACGCCGGATCTTCCCGGATCGGGCCTCTCCGACAAACCGGATATCGCCTACACCCCGGAAGAGATGCTGCAATTTCTGGTTGGATTCCTAGACGCCCTGCACATTCCTCAGGCCTCGCTGGTAGGCAATTCCATGGGAGCAGGACTCGCCATCGGCATGGCGCTGGATCACCCAGACCGGGTGTCAAAACTTGTACTGATCAGCGGACTCCCGCCACAGGTCATGGAGCATTTGACCAATCCCTCGATCAAGCGCGCCCTCACCACCAGCACGCCGTCCTGGCTCGTCTCGTTCGGGAACTGGCTGTTCGGCGGCCTCATGATCGACAAGATCCTCAAAGAGATCGTGTATGATCACACCCTGCTCACCCCCGCAGTGCTCGAACGGTCCAACAGAAATCGCCAACGACCGGGGCTGATCAAGCCGCTGATGACCGTAGGGGACAATCTGCCGGCATGGGAAACAGACTATGCTCCGCGCATCAAGACGATTCCCTATGCCACCCTGATTCTCTGGGGTGAGGAAGACCGCGTATTCCCCATACGGGCAGGCAGATTACTGCACGATCTCATTCCAACGTCGACGTTTGTCGGCATTCCCCAAGCCGGTCATATTCCTCAATGGGAGCAACCCGAACTCGTGAATGCGCAGCTTCTGCTGTTCCTCCAGCCTTGAGCGTTCGGCAGCGGCAGGATATACTCTCTAGGCAATCTCCTCCCACACCACTGCGGAGTGCATGATGACCAGACGCGGCCTTCAGATTCTCGTGATCGGCTTGTTCCTCGCCAACGGACTCACCGCGTGCGGGAGCTCCGGCCGGCTCCCAGACTCAGGATTCTCCTACAAAAACTTGCCCGTGGCCGACGGAACGGTCGTGGCAGGCGAGGGCCATTCGGTCCTCTTCAAAGGCAGCCCCTTGCAGCTGTCCGGCACCGGCGTGAAAGTCGGCGATCATCTGCGCGAGATCAAGCTGACGGATCGGGATCTCGCCTTGGTCAACATCGCCCACACCGCCGGATCGGGGAAAGTCCGGATCATCAGCATCGTTCCCTCGATCGACACGAAAGTCTGTGAACAACAAACCCATCAACTGAGCGAAAAGAATCGCGGCCTGGATAAAATGGTCGAGCTCATCACCGTCAGCATCGACACCCCCTTCGCTCAAAAACGTTTTGCGGAAGAGGCCAAGATTCGCAACGTCACGTTTCTCTCTGATTATCGTGGCGCCGATTTCGGAAAGGCCCATGGCCTCTTTCTGCGCGAGCCGCATATCCTGACCCGAGCCGTCATGGTCGTCGATGCACAGAATGTGATCCGCTATCTCCAAATCACCCCGGAGCTTGCCCAACTCCCCGACCTCGACGAAGCTTTCAAGTTTGCCCGCTCCCTGGTGACCGCCAGCTAAGATGGCTAACTACGATCTCCTGGTCATCGGCACCGGCCCCGCAGGACAGAAAGCCGCCGTCCAAGCGGCCAAGCTCGGCAAAAAGGTCGGCATCATCGAGCGCAACGCCGTCGTCGGCGGCGTGTGTATCAACACCGGCACCATCCCCAGCAAGTCGCTCCGCGAGGCCGCCCTCTATCTATCCGGGTTTCGCCAACGTAATCTCTACGGCGCGGAGTATCGCGTCAAAGACCGGATCACGATCGAAGACCTCAGCTTTCAAGCCACGCACGTCATTACGAACGGCATCCAGACCGTCCAGGATCAGATGCGGCGCAACGCCGTCGATGTGATCTACGGCACCGCCAGCTTCGTGGATCCGCACCGGCTGCTGGTGCAGCAGCCGTCCGGAACCGTTGAACATACCGCCCACGTCATCGTCATTGCCGTCGGCACCAAACCGGCCAGGCCGTCCTCGATTCCGTTCGACGGGGAATCCATCATCGACACCGATGAGCTCCTCACCTTGAAACGACTGCCGTCCTCCATCGTAA harbors:
- a CDS encoding RHS repeat-associated core domain-containing protein codes for the protein MTDPLGNRSQRLYDAASRLTALIDPRGKTTQFTYDPVNQVTQIADAINGLTGFIYDPNGNLLTVAEAKSQTTTYVYDNMDRLQTRTDALNRSERYQYDLVGNLTRFTDRKNQQTNFVYDPLNRRTSSSYADGTGTNFTYDTVGRLVKASDSASGAGTIEFGYDILNRLIQETTEQGTVTYQYDILGRRTQMAANGQQPTSYQYDAASRLTRVAQGSLFAALGYDNANRRASLSYSNGTTTSYAYDLATRLTNITHNGSSGVIDALTYTYDAAGNRFSADRTNGTASLLPSAVASATYDAANEQTAFAGATLTYDANGNLMNDGVNTYQWDARNRLISMSGGATANFVYDPLGRRASKTINGASTQFAYDGNDIAAEIGGGTVGANYLRSLNIDEPFIRQTGTGNEHYHTDALGSLLALSDATGGSVATYGYEPFGKTTVTGSSSNVLQYTGRENDGTGLYYYRNRYAMPKTHRFMNEDPLRYAGGDLNVFAYVWNSPIQLRDPLGLLGIGGTAGISGGSGNGLVGIAGTASVGAGLFGGGDQGLNVGSFSSVGAFAGGPLGSIGYPSPDPNVPNWVVGGFGGIGIGPYITNATSAADLKYTAGTASYDIGVPGINFSLQYGDGYDPKGNYIWQLSITAGPGAGIGRSSMSTETQVLSHIPLPLGKRK
- a CDS encoding RHS repeat domain-containing protein, yielding MKQMAFSKVLMAVVCVLMLCALAPTLAVADQAQYIYDDLGRLSQVIDGQGNVATYTYDAVGNLLSITRNTGRFGAPTITALTPNTGSAGASVNVTLTGTHLTGATAVTVTTG
- the accC gene encoding acetyl-CoA carboxylase biotin carboxylase subunit; amino-acid sequence: MFKKILVANRGEIAMRIIRGCRELNIATAAIYSEADSTGIYVKKADEAYLVGPGPVKGFLDKQQIVDLALRIGADAIHPGYGFLSENAEFAELCQESGITFIGPSPSAINAMGSKIKARDLAKKIGIPVVPGTEGGVTDMKEALAFAKDAGYPVMIKASSGGGGRGLRVVRTDAELRDNMEVASREALAAFGDGAVFIEKYVERPHHIEFQILADKHGNTIHLGERDCSIQRRHQKLIEIAPSLILTPQLRAEMGAAAIQIAQAVSYDNAGTVEFLLDQDGRYYFMEMNPRIQVEHTVTEQITAIDIVRNQISIAAGKPLAIRQSDVTLQGHSIQCRINAEDPRNNFLPCTGTITAYLSPGGIGVRIDGAVYKDYTIPPYYDALLAKLTVRGRTWEETVSRMRRSLEEYVLRGVKTTIPFMKAIMQEEDFRAGRFDTSYLDTHPDLYNYDDEEQPGDLVLAISAAIAAYEGL
- the oadA gene encoding sodium-extruding oxaloacetate decarboxylase subunit alpha: MAARKIVQSKKAATKKPVRGPVVRTSRTKVTKPAEVQLHPSPGHKVLITDVALRDGHQSLLATRMRTEDMLPIAQKLDAVGYWSLEVWGGATFDTCLRFLKEDPWERLRALRAAMPNTRLQMLLRGQNLVGYRHYADDVLERFIERSATNGIDVFRIFDALNDVRNMDRAIREVKACGKHVEAAISYTVSPVHTVDRFVSMAKQLEDLGTDTLCVKDMAGLLEPMEAYHLIKRLKSAVKVPIHLHSHYTSGMSSMSALMAILGGLDMLDTAMSPLAGGTSHPATETLVASLKNTPYDTGLDLATFLPITEHFRSVRRKYRQFESDFTGVDAEILTSQIPGGMLSNLAAQLTEQDALDRMKEVLDEVPRVRKDMGYPPLVTPTSQIVGTQATLNVLTGERYKVITTETKNYFLGLYGRAPGQVDHDILARAIGDEEPIKTRPADRLEPELEASKKELPASAQSVEDQLSFVLFPAIARDFFEAREKGELTPDPLEVTRAKGPAVAGELHLAPVEFNVTVHGETYHVKLSGSGRKVDGRKPYYIRVNDKLEEVSLEPIQEVLAGVPEAPDTGTGSKPRRPRPSKPGDVAPPMPGRVVKILVAKDDQVKIGDPLLIIEAMKMESRVPAPINGTVSAILAAEGDNVKTDETVIQLD
- a CDS encoding alpha/beta fold hydrolase — translated: MLAASCATPDPLPPWFDAVEHFPVNSVTVNGQRIAYLDRGAGPAVVLIHGFGGSMWQWEHQQTALAQHFRILTPDLPGSGLSDKPDIAYTPEEMLQFLVGFLDALHIPQASLVGNSMGAGLAIGMALDHPDRVSKLVLISGLPPQVMEHLTNPSIKRALTTSTPSWLVSFGNWLFGGLMIDKILKEIVYDHTLLTPAVLERSNRNRQRPGLIKPLMTVGDNLPAWETDYAPRIKTIPYATLILWGEEDRVFPIRAGRLLHDLIPTSTFVGIPQAGHIPQWEQPELVNAQLLLFLQP
- the tpx gene encoding thiol peroxidase; translation: MMTRRGLQILVIGLFLANGLTACGSSGRLPDSGFSYKNLPVADGTVVAGEGHSVLFKGSPLQLSGTGVKVGDHLREIKLTDRDLALVNIAHTAGSGKVRIISIVPSIDTKVCEQQTHQLSEKNRGLDKMVELITVSIDTPFAQKRFAEEAKIRNVTFLSDYRGADFGKAHGLFLREPHILTRAVMVVDAQNVIRYLQITPELAQLPDLDEAFKFARSLVTAS